The following proteins are co-located in the Gossypium hirsutum isolate 1008001.06 chromosome A02, Gossypium_hirsutum_v2.1, whole genome shotgun sequence genome:
- the LOC107936589 gene encoding MDIS1-interacting receptor like kinase 2-like, whose product MAFELKVLLFIIVVAVFTSFADGDENGGQIEALLKWKNSLENPSPASLFSWDISSNSSFSPCEKWVGIICDDGFVNIIHINLTSMGLKGMLQNFDFVSFPELVTLDLSNNSLYGVIPKSIGMLANLKILYVNANHFSGSIPSAIGNLTKLKGLHLSLNHLSCNIPKEIGLIASLVDLKLPMNNLSGSLPAEITNLTSRKILLMGNNRLSGYLPDSICSGGLLERLSVHTNRFIVLNKLK is encoded by the coding sequence ATGGCATTTGAGCTCAAAGTTTTGTTATTTATCATTGTTGTAGCTGTGTTTACTTCTTTTGCAGATGGTGATGAAAATGGAGGACAAATTGAAGCTCTTCTCAAATGGAAAAACAGCCTTGAAAACCCATCACCTGCATCACTTTTTTCATGGGATATTTCTTCGAACAGTTCATTTTCACCTTGTGAAAAATGGGTTGGGATCATTTGTGATGATGGATTTGTTAACATCATCCATATCAACCTCACAAGCATGGGATTAAAAGGTATGCTCCAAAATTTTGATTTCGTCTCTTTCCCTGAACTTGTTACTTTAGATCTTAGTAACAATTCCTTGTATGGGGTTATCCCGAAATCCATTGGGATGTTAGCTAACTTGAAAATACTTTATGTTAATGCTAATCACTTTTCTGGTTCAATCCCTTCCGCCATTGGTAACTTGACCAAGCTCAAAGGGTTGCATTTGTCACTTAATCATTTATCATGCAACATTCCTAAAGAAATAGGATTGATTGCATCACTTGTTGATCTTAAATTGCCAATGAACAACCTCAGTGGTTCACTTCCAGCTGAGATAACCAACCTTACATCTAGGAAGATATTGCTAATGGGAAATAATAGATTGTCGGGTTACTTACCGGATTCTATATGTAGTGGCGGTTTGCTCGAACGATTGTCGGTGCATACGAATCGGTTTATAgtgttaaataaacttaaatga
- the LOC107936590 gene encoding MDIS1-interacting receptor like kinase 2, protein MLNYIDLSYNKFFGEISPNWGWSRNLKSFKVSHNNIAGSIPSELANATKLEILDLSYNQLAGKIPNELGGLKLLFNLELNDNQLSGNVPTEFGFLSELALLNLAVNRLSGSVPEEFGQCSKLLYLNLSNNKLTAMVPSQIGRLHSLQDLDLSHNLFTEELPSELGYLSSLETLNLSYNQFSGYIPNTFNTMSSLTAVDVSYNMLAGPLPNSKAFRNASAKAFEHNKGLCCNAMMKKSKRKYSKMVLVSIIAPILSTLILLSVILGTFFTRSSRVRNMVEPEGAGERENCVTIRGFDGKLMYESLIQATEDFNPKYCIGRGGSGSVYKAMLPTGQVFAVKKLHEIDDDDEVANLKSFSNEIDALTEVKHRNIVKLYGFCSHAKYSFLVYEYLEGGSLAKMLASEEKAKQLDWNKRIQVVKGVANALTYMHHECFPPVIHRDISSSNILLDSEYEARVLDFGTARILNPDLSKLISFAGTFGYSAPELAYGTEANEKCDVYSYGVLALEVIMGKHPEDLLLSLSLPESIIGHRLTLKDLLDYRLPPPEDPIGEEVVFTIKLAFSCLQTKPQSRPTMNKFLKSFQLENQPHQIH, encoded by the exons ATGTTGAACTATATTGATTTGAGTTACAATAAGTTCTTCGGTGAGATTTCGCCGAACTGGGGCTGGAGTCGGAATCTGAAAAGCTTCAAGGTTTCACACAATAACATTGCTGGTTCAATACCTTCTGAGCTTGCTAATGCAACCAAGTTAGAGATTCTTGACTTATCTTACAATCAACTAGCGGGGAAGATCCCGAACGAGCTTGGTGGTTTGAAATTATTGTTCAATCTCGAGTTGAATGACAATCAACTTTCAGGCAATGTTCCTACAGAGTTTGGATTTTTGTCTGAATTAGCACTCCTTAACCTTGCAGTTAACAGGTTAAGTGGTTCGGTTCCAGAAGAATTCGGACAATGTTCGAAACTATTGTACTTGAATTTGAGCAATAACAAGTTAACCGCAATGGTTCCATCCCAAATTGGTCGTTTACATTCTCTGCAGGATCTTGATCTGAGCCATAACTTGTTTACAGAAGAATTGCCATCAGAACTTGGATATTTAAGCAGCCTGGAGACCTTAAATCTTTCCTACAATCAGTTCTCCGGCTATATTCCAAACACTTTCAACACGATGTCGAGTTTGACAGCTGTTGATGTATCGTATAATATGTTGGCAGGCCCTCTCCCCAACAGCAAAGCCTTCAGAAATGCATCAGCAAAAGCATTTGAACATAACAAGGGCTTGTGCTGCAATGCAATGATGAAAAAATCCAAGAGGAAATACAGCAAAATGGTTCTGGTTTCGATTATTGCCCCCATTTTAAGTACATTGATCCTTCTGTCCGTCATTTTAGGAACTTTTTTTACTCGCTCAAGCCGAGTAAGGAATATGGTTGAACCAGAAGGAGCAGGAGAAAGGGAGAATTGTGTTACGATACGGGGTTTTGATGGAAAATTGATGTATGAAAGCCTCATTCAAGCTACAGAGGATTTCAACCCAAAATATTGCATTGGAAGAGGTGGCTCTGGAAGTGTTTATAAAGCTATGCTTCCTACAGGACAAGTTTTTGCAGTGAAGAAACTTCATGAAATCGATGATGACGACGAAGTGGCCAATCTGAAATCTTTCAGCAATGAAATCGATGCATTGACTGAAGTGAAGCATCGAAACATCGTGAAGCTTTACGGTTTTTGCTCTCATGCCAAGTACTCATTTCTGGTTTACGAGTATTTGGAAGGAGGAAGCTTGGCAAAGATGCTTGCAAGTGAAGAAAAAGCTAAGCAATTGGACTGGAACAAGAGGATTCAAGTTGTTAAAGGTGTGGCAAATGCTTTAACATATATGCATCATGAATGTTTTCCTCCAGTTATTCATCGAGACATTTCGAGCAGCAACATTTTGTTAGATTCAGAATACGAAGCTCGGGTTTTGGATTTTGGTACCGCTAGGATTTTAAACCCCGATTTGTCTAAGTTGATTTCATTTGCAGGCACCTTTGGATATTCTGCTCCAG AGCTAGCTTACGGAACAGAAgcaaatgaaaaatgtgatgtttATAGCTATGGGGTGTTAGCATTGGAAGTGATAATGGGAAAGCATCCAGAAGATCTCTTATTGTCTCTATCATTACCAGAATCGATTATTGGTCATCGACTTACATTGAAAGACTTGTTGGATTATCGGCTTCCACCTCCTGAAGACCCGATTGGCGAGGAAGTTGTCTTCACGATAAAGTTAGCATTTTCCTGCCTGCAAACCAAGCCGCAATCTCGGCCAACCATGAACAAGTTTCTCAAAAGCTTTCAACTCGAAAACCAACCTCATCAGATccattaa
- the LOC107936597 gene encoding transcription factor MYB24, producing MSWAMMAGHLGWGFIEEGWRKGPWTAEEDKLLIEYVKLHGEGRWNSVARLAGLKRNGKSCRLRWVNYLRPDLKRGQITPHEESIIIELHARWGNRWSTIARSLPGRTDNEIKNYWRTHFKKKNKLPSDNNTSDLKSKARLLKRQQFQQQQLLQQQQQQLQLQQQQEQHEQQLQLNQLDMKRIMSLLDETENKSSVLPYVPQLRQEMATAVSYPNTTVEQQQAGLFYPMMDFDGNVSGSGSDTSNEVDVLWDGLWNLDDINGNFGATSKVSLHNLATPFS from the exons ATGTCTTGGGCAATGATGGCTGGTCACTTAGGTTGGGGTTTCATTGAAGAAGGTTGGAGAAAAGGTCCTTGGACTGCTGAAGAAGATAAACTCCTTATTGAATATGTTAAGTTACATGGTGAAGGCAGATGGAACTCTGTTGCTAGGCTTGCTG GGTTGAAAAGGAATGGGAAGAGTTGTAGGTTGAGGTGGGTGAATTATTTAAGGCCAGACCTTAAAAGGGGACAAATAACCCCACATGAAGAGAGTATTATTATCGAGTTACATGCAAGGTGGGGAAACAG GTGGTCGACGATTGCGAGAAGCTTGCCGGGAAGAACTGATAATGAGATCAAGAATTATTGGCGGACCCATTTCAAGAAAAAGAACAAGCTTCCATCAGATAATAACACTTCTGATCTTAAATCCAAAGCTCGTTTGCTGAAAAGACAACAATTCCAACAGCAGCAACTCCtccaacaacaacaacagcaacTGCAACTTCAACAACAGCAAGAGCAACATGAACAACAGTTACAGTTGAATCAATTGGACATGAAAAGGATCATGTCTTTGCTTGATGAAACTGAAAATAAATCATCAGTACTTCCATATGTGCCACAGTTAAGACAAGAAATGGCGACTGCTGTTTCATACCCCAACACAACCGTAGAACAACAACAAGCAGGCTTGTTCTATCCTATGATGGATTTTGACGGTAACGTTTCGGGTTCCGGGAGCGATACTTCGAACGAGGTCGATGTTCTATGGGATGGGTTATGGAATTTGGATGATATCAATGGGAATTTTGGTGCAACAAGCAAAGTTAGCTTGCACAATCTAGCTACCCCTTTcagttaa